From the Clavibacter phaseoli genome, one window contains:
- the dapF gene encoding diaminopimelate epimerase, which yields MADLQFTKGQGTGNDFVLFADPAGEIDLTDTQVQALCDRHFGIGADGTIRAVLSSRIPEGRAALDEDPDAEWFMDYRNVDGSPAEMCGNGIRVFTLFLIENGLIELPPGRTIPIGTRAGVRDVQRSGSGFQVDLGRWALAGGEPLVRAKDLQVARPGLGIDVGNPHVVVALSSEDELAEADLAFVPQLDPEPADGANVELVVPADPLVVDGVGHITMRVHERGSGETLSCGTGAAAAALATRHWAGAAAPHQWRVQVPGGVLGVRMFPTEDGEHVGLSGPAELVFDGVVALA from the coding sequence ATGGCAGACCTGCAGTTCACCAAGGGCCAGGGCACGGGCAACGACTTCGTGCTGTTCGCGGATCCCGCGGGCGAGATCGACCTGACCGACACCCAGGTGCAGGCGCTCTGCGACCGCCACTTCGGCATCGGCGCCGACGGCACGATCCGCGCGGTGCTCTCCAGCCGCATCCCCGAGGGCCGCGCGGCCCTCGACGAAGACCCGGACGCCGAGTGGTTCATGGACTACCGCAACGTCGACGGCAGCCCCGCCGAGATGTGCGGGAACGGCATCCGCGTCTTCACCCTCTTCCTCATCGAGAACGGGCTCATCGAGCTGCCCCCTGGCCGCACGATCCCGATCGGCACCCGCGCCGGCGTCCGGGACGTGCAGCGCAGCGGATCCGGCTTCCAGGTCGACCTCGGCCGCTGGGCGCTGGCGGGCGGCGAGCCGCTCGTGCGCGCCAAGGACCTGCAGGTCGCGCGTCCGGGCCTCGGCATCGACGTGGGCAACCCGCACGTGGTGGTCGCGCTGTCGAGCGAGGACGAGCTCGCTGAGGCGGACCTCGCCTTCGTCCCGCAGCTGGATCCGGAGCCCGCCGACGGCGCGAACGTCGAGCTCGTGGTGCCCGCGGATCCGCTCGTCGTGGACGGCGTGGGCCACATCACCATGCGCGTCCACGAGCGCGGCAGCGGCGAGACGCTGAGCTGCGGCACGGGCGCCGCGGCCGCGGCCCTCGCGACGCGGCACTGGGCGGGTGCTGCCGCACCGCACCAGTGGCGCGTGCAGGTCCCGGGCGGCGTGCTCGGCGTGCGGATGTTCCCGACCGAGGACGGCGAGCACGTCGGCCTCTCGGGTCCCGCTGAGCTGGTGTTCGACGGGGTCGTGGCGCTGGCCTGA
- a CDS encoding class I SAM-dependent methyltransferase: protein MADAHYFSSSPAGPLRTRTITVELGGRTVDVETAGGVFSPEHVDQGTLVLLRNVPAPPAEGHLLDVGCGWGPVALDLAMRSPSATVWAVDVNERALELTRANARSLGLENLNAVLPEDVPAGLPFATVWSNPPIRVGKEALHGILLDWMPRLAPDADAWLVVQRNLGSDSLQRWLVDSLPAGLETTRAASDKGFRVLRVHRGADS, encoded by the coding sequence ATGGCCGACGCGCACTACTTCTCCTCGTCGCCGGCCGGACCCCTGCGCACCCGCACGATCACGGTCGAGCTGGGCGGACGGACGGTCGACGTCGAGACCGCCGGCGGTGTCTTCAGCCCCGAGCACGTCGACCAGGGCACCCTGGTGCTGCTGCGCAACGTCCCCGCGCCCCCTGCCGAGGGGCATCTGCTGGACGTGGGCTGCGGCTGGGGTCCCGTGGCGCTCGATCTCGCGATGCGATCGCCGTCGGCCACCGTGTGGGCGGTCGACGTGAACGAGCGGGCGCTCGAGCTGACGCGGGCGAACGCCCGGTCCCTCGGTCTCGAGAACCTCAACGCCGTGCTGCCCGAGGATGTTCCCGCCGGCCTCCCCTTCGCCACCGTGTGGTCGAACCCGCCGATCCGCGTCGGCAAGGAGGCGCTGCACGGGATCCTGCTCGACTGGATGCCCCGCCTCGCGCCGGACGCGGACGCCTGGCTCGTCGTGCAGCGCAACCTCGGATCCGACTCGCTGCAGCGCTGGCTGGTCGACTCCCTGCCCGCGGGCCTCGAGACGACGCGCGCGGCGTCCGACAAGGGCTTCCGGGTCCTCCGCGTGCACCGCGGCGCGGACTCCTAG
- the hflX gene encoding GTPase HflX — MITHDEHDHEPADTTTTSTENTDRDDVVARVLARADDRSAGYALFRGSGAQALSAAPDTEQGSDGDQSERADRQALRRVPGLSTELEDVTEVEYRQLRLENVVLIGVYSQGSVDDAENSMRELAALAETAGAVVLDGLLQRRPTPDPSTYFGRGKAEELRALVAAVGADTVIADTELAPSQRRALEDVVKVKVIDRTAVILDIFSQHAKSREGKAQVELAQLQYLLPRLRGWGDSMSRQAGGQVGGAGAGMGSRGPGETKIELDRRRINTRMARLRKQIAAMKPARDTKRANRDRHSVPSVAIVGYTNAGKSSLLNRVTKAGVLVENALFATLDATVRKTETDQGQLYTLADTVGFVRNLPHQLVEAFRSTLEELADSDVLVHVVDASHPDPAAQLATVHEVIAEVDASSIPEIVVFNKSDLASDGDRVVLRGLAPQGVFVSARTGEGVEELRRRIAELLPQPTIEVDLLVPFEHGEIVAMLHDGAKVLETAYVEEGTRVRALVTAEQQAQVQAYSVVPAV, encoded by the coding sequence ATGATCACGCACGACGAGCACGACCACGAGCCCGCGGACACGACGACGACGTCCACCGAGAACACCGACCGGGACGACGTCGTCGCGCGCGTCCTCGCCCGGGCGGATGACCGGTCCGCCGGCTACGCCCTCTTCCGCGGGTCCGGCGCGCAGGCGCTGTCCGCGGCCCCCGACACCGAGCAGGGCTCGGACGGCGACCAGAGCGAGCGCGCCGACCGGCAGGCGCTGCGCCGCGTCCCCGGCCTCTCCACCGAGCTCGAGGACGTCACCGAGGTCGAGTACCGGCAGCTGCGACTCGAGAACGTCGTGCTCATCGGCGTGTACTCGCAGGGGTCCGTCGACGACGCCGAGAACAGCATGCGCGAGCTCGCGGCCCTCGCGGAGACCGCGGGCGCGGTCGTCCTCGACGGCCTGCTGCAGCGCCGCCCCACGCCGGATCCGAGCACCTACTTCGGCCGCGGCAAGGCCGAGGAGCTGCGCGCGCTGGTCGCGGCGGTCGGCGCAGACACCGTCATCGCCGACACCGAGCTCGCCCCGAGCCAGCGGCGCGCGCTCGAGGACGTGGTGAAGGTGAAGGTCATCGACCGCACCGCCGTGATCCTCGACATCTTCAGCCAGCACGCCAAGAGCCGCGAGGGCAAGGCGCAGGTCGAGCTCGCCCAGCTGCAGTACCTCCTCCCGCGCCTCCGCGGATGGGGCGACTCGATGTCGCGCCAGGCGGGTGGCCAGGTCGGCGGCGCGGGCGCGGGCATGGGATCGCGCGGACCCGGTGAGACGAAGATCGAGCTCGACCGCCGGCGCATCAACACGCGCATGGCGCGCCTCCGCAAGCAGATCGCCGCGATGAAGCCCGCCCGCGACACCAAGCGCGCCAACCGCGACCGGCACTCGGTGCCCTCGGTCGCGATCGTCGGCTACACCAACGCCGGGAAGTCGTCGCTGCTCAATCGGGTGACGAAGGCGGGCGTGCTCGTCGAGAACGCGCTGTTCGCGACGCTCGACGCGACCGTGCGAAAGACGGAGACGGATCAGGGCCAGCTCTACACGCTGGCCGACACCGTCGGCTTCGTGCGGAACCTGCCGCACCAGCTGGTCGAGGCGTTCCGCTCGACGCTGGAGGAGCTCGCCGACTCCGACGTGCTCGTGCACGTCGTCGACGCCTCGCACCCGGATCCCGCGGCGCAGCTCGCGACCGTGCACGAGGTCATCGCGGAGGTGGACGCCTCGTCCATCCCGGAGATCGTCGTGTTCAACAAGAGCGACCTCGCCTCGGACGGCGACCGCGTGGTCCTGCGCGGCCTCGCCCCGCAGGGCGTCTTCGTGTCGGCCCGCACGGGCGAGGGCGTCGAGGAGCTGCGTCGCCGCATCGCGGAGCTGCTCCCGCAGCCGACCATCGAGGTCGACCTCCTGGTGCCCTTCGAGCACGGCGAGATCGTCGCGATGCTCCACGACGGGGCGAAGGTCCTCGAGACCGCGTACGTCGAGGAGGGCACGCGCGTGCGCGCGCTCGTGACGGCCGAGCAGCAGGCGCAGGTCCAGGCGTACTCGGTGGTCCCCGCGGTCTGA
- the lexA gene encoding transcriptional repressor LexA: protein MTDERAAGGGATRRRKSLSDKQISILEFIQRTIAGQGYPPSMREIGDAVGLASLSSVTHQLNQLELSGYLRRDPNRPRALEVLIDLPGTGAAESGEPSTPVGDAAMVPMVGRIAAGIPITAEQMVEEVFPLPRQLVGKGDLFMLRVVGDSMIDAAICDGDWVVVRQQKTAENGDIVAAMLDDEATVKVFRQRDGHTWLLPRNSAFEPILGDFAEVVGKVVAVMRSV from the coding sequence ATGACGGACGAGCGAGCGGCGGGAGGCGGCGCGACGAGGCGCCGCAAGAGCCTCAGCGACAAGCAGATCTCGATCCTGGAGTTCATCCAGCGCACCATCGCCGGCCAGGGCTACCCGCCGAGCATGCGCGAGATCGGCGACGCCGTGGGCCTCGCGTCGCTCTCGAGCGTCACCCACCAGCTCAACCAGCTCGAGCTCTCCGGCTACCTCCGTCGCGACCCGAACCGGCCGCGCGCCCTCGAGGTGCTCATCGACCTGCCGGGCACCGGCGCCGCGGAGAGCGGAGAGCCGTCGACGCCCGTGGGCGACGCCGCCATGGTGCCCATGGTCGGCCGCATCGCCGCCGGCATCCCCATCACCGCGGAGCAGATGGTCGAGGAGGTCTTCCCCCTCCCCCGCCAGCTCGTCGGCAAGGGCGACCTCTTCATGCTCCGCGTCGTCGGCGACTCCATGATCGACGCGGCGATCTGCGACGGCGACTGGGTGGTCGTCCGCCAGCAGAAGACCGCGGAGAACGGCGACATCGTCGCCGCCATGCTCGACGACGAGGCGACGGTCAAGGTGTTCCGCCAGCGCGACGGCCACACGTGGCTGCTCCCCCGCAACAGCGCCTTCGAGCCGATCCTCGGCGACTTCGCCGAGGTCGTCGGCAAGGTCGTGGCGGTCATGCGCTCGGTCTGA
- a CDS encoding DUF1844 domain-containing protein produces MTDQTQPDPASAGPADSHVHRFEEPAATGAGAGAGAAGVADDDTADFVADQYARDIAEVSAVEVITTTAVHLMSAAAVKCGLADDPATQTDLAEARKLIISLAGLVTAASPELGDQHARSLRDGLRSLQLAFREASPYPDAVGKGPGEKYTGPVS; encoded by the coding sequence ATGACCGACCAGACCCAGCCCGACCCCGCGTCCGCAGGACCGGCCGACTCCCACGTGCACCGCTTCGAGGAGCCCGCCGCGACCGGCGCCGGCGCCGGCGCCGGCGCCGCGGGTGTCGCCGACGACGACACGGCGGACTTCGTCGCCGACCAGTACGCGCGCGACATCGCGGAGGTCTCCGCCGTCGAGGTCATCACGACGACGGCCGTCCACCTCATGAGCGCCGCCGCCGTGAAGTGCGGGCTCGCCGACGACCCCGCCACGCAGACCGACCTCGCCGAGGCGCGGAAGCTCATCATCTCGCTCGCGGGCCTCGTCACCGCCGCGTCGCCGGAGCTCGGCGACCAGCACGCGCGCAGCCTGCGCGACGGACTCCGGTCCCTGCAGCTCGCCTTCCGAGAGGCCTCGCCCTACCCCGACGCCGTCGGCAAGGGACCGGGCGAGAAGTACACCGGGCCGGTCTCCTAG
- the priA gene encoding bifunctional 1-(5-phosphoribosyl)-5-((5-phosphoribosylamino)methylideneamino)imidazole-4-carboxamide isomerase/phosphoribosylanthranilate isomerase PriA, whose translation MSEFTSTPRLTLLPAVDVAGGQAVRLTQGAAGTETGYGDPVDAARDWAEQGAEWLHLVDLDAAFGRGDNLSVISRVIRAIDGVQIELSGGIRDDRSLDVALESGATRINLGTAALENPEWAASVIAQHGEAVAVGLDVRGRTLSARGWTQDGGDIWEVLERLEDAGCARYVVTDVTKDGTLQGPNLQLLRDVLERTERPVVASGGVSSLDDIQALRELVPLGLEGAIVGKALYAGAFTLGEALDVAGDR comes from the coding sequence ATGAGCGAGTTCACCAGCACCCCCCGCCTGACCCTCCTGCCCGCCGTCGACGTGGCGGGCGGCCAGGCCGTCCGCCTCACGCAGGGCGCGGCCGGCACCGAGACCGGCTACGGCGATCCCGTCGACGCGGCCCGGGACTGGGCCGAGCAGGGCGCCGAGTGGCTGCACCTCGTCGACCTCGACGCCGCGTTCGGCCGGGGCGACAACCTGTCGGTCATCTCCCGCGTGATCCGCGCCATCGACGGCGTGCAGATCGAGCTGTCCGGCGGCATCCGCGACGACCGGTCGCTCGACGTGGCGCTGGAGAGCGGCGCGACGCGCATCAACCTGGGCACGGCTGCGCTGGAGAACCCCGAGTGGGCCGCCAGCGTCATCGCGCAGCACGGCGAGGCCGTGGCGGTCGGGCTCGACGTCCGGGGGCGCACGCTCTCTGCGCGCGGCTGGACCCAGGACGGCGGCGACATCTGGGAGGTGCTCGAGCGGCTCGAGGACGCCGGATGCGCGCGCTACGTCGTCACCGACGTCACCAAGGACGGCACGCTCCAGGGCCCGAACCTCCAGCTCCTCCGCGACGTCCTCGAGCGCACCGAGCGCCCGGTCGTCGCCTCCGGCGGGGTGTCGAGCCTCGACGACATCCAGGCGCTCCGCGAGCTCGTCCCGCTCGGCCTCGAGGGGGCCATCGTCGGCAAGGCCCTGTACGCCGGCGCCTTCACGCTCGGCGAGGCGCTCGACGTCGCCGGGGATCGATGA
- the rplT gene encoding 50S ribosomal protein L20: protein MARVKRAVNAHKKRRVILERAAGYRGQRSRLYRKAKEQVTHSLVYAYRDRRAKKGEFRRLWIQRINAAARANGLTYNRLIQGLSLAGVQVDRRILAELAVHEPATFASLVQTAKAALPANTSAPKVAANA from the coding sequence ATGGCAAGAGTCAAGAGGGCCGTCAACGCCCACAAGAAGCGTCGGGTCATCCTCGAGCGCGCCGCCGGCTACCGCGGGCAGCGCTCGCGCCTGTACCGCAAGGCCAAGGAGCAGGTCACCCACTCCCTCGTCTACGCGTACCGCGACCGCCGCGCCAAGAAGGGCGAGTTCCGCCGCCTCTGGATCCAGCGCATCAACGCCGCGGCCCGTGCGAACGGTCTCACGTACAACCGCCTGATCCAGGGCCTCTCGCTCGCCGGCGTGCAGGTCGACCGCCGCATCCTCGCGGAGCTCGCGGTCCACGAGCCCGCCACCTTCGCGTCGCTCGTGCAGACGGCCAAGGCCGCCCTGCCCGCGAACACCTCGGCCCCCAAGGTCGCGGCGAACGCGTAG
- the miaA gene encoding tRNA (adenosine(37)-N6)-dimethylallyltransferase MiaA — MTPIVAVVGATGTGKSALSLDIADRLRSEGRAAEIVNADAMQLYRGMDIGTAKLPEAERRGVPHHMLDVLDVTAEATVAAYQEEARGVISGILERGAVPVLVGGSGLYVSSVLFDYDFPGTDPEIRQRLEQELAATGPGMLHRRLRDLDPVAAERIGAQNGRRLVRALEVVEMAGPQPERASAEPQPWHPARILALTLPREELVPRLDARVSGMWEDGLVDEVAGLLPAGLADGVTASRAIGYAQAARQLAGELTEEQAVEETRALTRRYARRQVSWFGRYADAVRLDARDDRLLEHALDALPATRP; from the coding sequence GTGACCCCGATCGTCGCGGTCGTCGGCGCCACCGGCACCGGCAAGTCCGCCCTGTCCCTCGACATCGCGGACCGGCTGCGGTCCGAGGGCCGCGCGGCGGAGATCGTCAACGCGGACGCCATGCAGCTCTACCGGGGCATGGACATCGGCACGGCGAAGCTGCCCGAGGCCGAGCGGCGCGGCGTGCCGCACCACATGCTCGACGTCCTCGACGTGACCGCGGAGGCGACCGTCGCCGCCTACCAGGAGGAGGCGCGCGGGGTGATCAGCGGGATCCTCGAGCGCGGGGCGGTCCCGGTCCTCGTCGGCGGATCCGGCCTCTACGTCTCGTCGGTGCTCTTCGACTACGACTTCCCCGGGACCGATCCCGAGATCCGGCAGCGCCTCGAGCAGGAGCTCGCGGCGACCGGCCCGGGCATGCTGCACCGGCGCCTCCGCGACCTCGATCCGGTCGCGGCCGAGCGGATCGGCGCGCAGAACGGGAGGCGCCTCGTGCGGGCGCTGGAGGTCGTCGAGATGGCGGGCCCGCAGCCGGAGCGCGCGTCCGCCGAGCCGCAGCCGTGGCATCCCGCGCGGATCCTGGCGCTCACGCTGCCGCGCGAGGAGCTCGTGCCGCGGCTCGACGCCCGCGTGTCCGGCATGTGGGAGGACGGGCTCGTGGACGAGGTCGCGGGGCTGTTGCCCGCCGGGCTCGCCGACGGCGTCACCGCCTCCCGTGCCATCGGCTACGCGCAGGCGGCCAGGCAGCTCGCGGGGGAGCTGACCGAGGAGCAGGCGGTGGAGGAGACCCGCGCGCTCACCCGACGGTACGCGCGACGCCAGGTCTCGTGGTTCGGCCGCTACGCGGACGCCGTCCGGCTCGACGCCCGCGACGACCGCCTGCTCGAGCACGCGCTCGACGCTCTTCCGGCGACGCGCCCGTAG
- the infC gene encoding translation initiation factor IF-3 encodes MSDPRTNDRIRVPEVRLVGPAGEQVGVVSIDVALRLAQEADLDLVEVAPNSKPPVAKIMDYGKFKYEAAQKAKEARRNQANTILKEVRFRLKIDKHDYETKRKRAEGFLQDGDKVKAMILFRGREQSRPDQGVRLLKMFAEDVAEFGSVESTPTIDGRNMVMVIGPHKNKSEAKAEANAKRDATKASAREAREENNA; translated from the coding sequence ATCAGCGATCCCCGTACCAACGATCGAATCCGAGTTCCCGAGGTTCGCCTCGTTGGCCCAGCAGGCGAGCAGGTCGGCGTCGTATCCATCGACGTCGCACTCCGGCTCGCGCAGGAAGCCGACCTCGACCTCGTCGAGGTCGCGCCCAATTCCAAGCCCCCCGTGGCGAAGATCATGGACTACGGCAAGTTCAAGTACGAGGCCGCGCAGAAGGCCAAGGAAGCGCGTCGCAACCAGGCGAACACCATCCTCAAGGAGGTGCGCTTCCGCCTGAAGATCGACAAGCACGACTACGAGACCAAGCGCAAGCGCGCCGAGGGCTTCCTGCAGGACGGCGACAAGGTCAAGGCCATGATCCTGTTCCGCGGGCGCGAGCAGTCGCGTCCGGACCAGGGCGTGCGACTGCTCAAGATGTTCGCGGAGGACGTCGCCGAGTTCGGCAGCGTCGAGTCCACCCCCACGATCGACGGCCGCAACATGGTCATGGTCATCGGACCGCACAAGAACAAGTCCGAGGCCAAGGCCGAGGCCAACGCGAAGCGCGACGCCACCAAGGCGAGCGCTCGAGAAGCGAGAGAAGAGAACAATGCCTAA
- the hisB gene encoding imidazoleglycerol-phosphate dehydratase HisB, with product MSTLARTAHVTRQTSESRIDLQLDLDGTGASEISTSVPFYDHMLTAFAKHSLTDLKVTATGDTHIDVHHTVEDVGIVLGQAIREALGDKSGIARFGDALVPLDEALVQSVVDISGRPFLVHSGEPAGFEMHLIGGHFTGSMVRHVFEAITFHAGLTVHVTVLGGRDPHHIAEAEFKSFARAFRLAKELDPRVSGIPSTKGAL from the coding sequence ATGAGCACCCTCGCGCGCACCGCGCACGTCACGCGGCAGACCAGCGAGTCCCGCATCGACCTCCAGCTCGACCTCGACGGCACCGGTGCCTCCGAGATCAGCACCTCGGTCCCGTTCTACGATCACATGCTCACCGCGTTCGCGAAGCACTCGCTCACCGACCTGAAGGTCACCGCCACGGGCGACACGCACATCGACGTGCACCACACCGTGGAGGACGTGGGGATCGTGCTCGGGCAGGCCATCCGCGAGGCGCTCGGCGACAAGTCCGGCATCGCCCGCTTCGGCGACGCGCTCGTCCCGCTCGACGAGGCCCTGGTGCAGTCGGTCGTCGACATCTCCGGCCGTCCGTTCCTCGTGCACTCGGGCGAGCCCGCCGGCTTCGAGATGCACCTCATCGGCGGTCACTTCACCGGATCCATGGTCCGCCACGTCTTCGAGGCCATCACCTTCCACGCCGGCCTGACCGTGCACGTCACCGTGCTCGGCGGGCGCGACCCGCACCACATCGCCGAGGCGGAGTTCAAGTCCTTCGCGCGCGCGTTCCGCCTCGCCAAGGAGCTCGACCCGCGCGTCTCCGGCATCCCGTCCACCAAGGGCGCGCTGTGA
- a CDS encoding SseB family protein: MTGSAPHADSAGTPWAGRSFEPTPFPDDDGSAPPALADALARHGRGEVGPAVVVDALRDARLLIPLVARLGEEGEGAHGLKADKSAELSIITVAGPDGRTVMPVFTSVAAMGRWNAKARPVPADAVRVALAAASEETDLVVVDPMSDTEFVLRRPAVWAVARSLPWIPSPEDPEVVAALEASVVEEPAVVALSTAPGDPRARLEGPELTIELELVDGLDRPALDALLARLQGEWSRSAVLADRVDSMGLRITSAR, encoded by the coding sequence ATGACCGGATCCGCTCCGCACGCCGACTCGGCCGGGACGCCCTGGGCCGGCCGGTCGTTCGAGCCCACGCCCTTCCCGGACGACGACGGCTCCGCGCCGCCCGCCCTCGCCGACGCGCTCGCACGCCACGGTCGCGGTGAGGTCGGCCCAGCCGTGGTGGTGGACGCGCTCCGCGACGCGCGCCTGCTGATCCCGCTCGTGGCGCGCCTCGGCGAGGAGGGCGAGGGAGCCCACGGGCTGAAGGCCGACAAGAGCGCCGAGCTGTCGATCATCACGGTGGCCGGACCCGACGGGCGCACCGTGATGCCGGTCTTCACGTCCGTCGCCGCGATGGGCAGGTGGAACGCGAAGGCCCGGCCGGTGCCCGCCGACGCCGTCCGCGTGGCGCTGGCCGCCGCGAGCGAGGAGACCGACCTCGTGGTCGTCGACCCGATGTCGGACACCGAGTTCGTGCTGCGCCGGCCCGCCGTCTGGGCGGTCGCGCGGTCGCTGCCGTGGATCCCGAGCCCCGAGGATCCCGAGGTCGTCGCGGCGCTGGAGGCGAGCGTCGTCGAGGAGCCGGCGGTCGTGGCGCTGAGCACCGCGCCGGGCGATCCGCGCGCGCGCCTCGAGGGCCCGGAGCTGACGATCGAGCTGGAGCTCGTCGACGGCCTCGACCGCCCGGCGCTCGACGCGTTGCTCGCTCGGCTGCAGGGGGAGTGGTCCCGGAGCGCGGTGCTCGCGGACCGGGTCGACAGCATGGGTCTCCGGATCACCTCGGCCCGCTGA
- the rpmI gene encoding 50S ribosomal protein L35, with protein MPKQKTHSGAKKRFKVTGTGKIMKQQAGMRHNLEVKSSGRKARLNQDQPLAKADMKVAKKLLGR; from the coding sequence ATGCCTAAGCAGAAGACCCACTCGGGTGCCAAGAAGCGTTTCAAGGTCACCGGCACCGGCAAGATCATGAAGCAGCAGGCGGGCATGCGGCACAACCTCGAGGTCAAGTCCTCCGGGCGCAAGGCGCGACTCAACCAGGACCAGCCGCTGGCCAAGGCCGACATGAAGGTCGCCAAGAAGCTCCTCGGCCGCTAG
- the hisH gene encoding imidazole glycerol phosphate synthase subunit HisH, protein MTRPSVVVLDYGSGNVHSAVKALELAGADVELTGDPKRAHEADGLLVPGVGAFSAVMTALRAAGGDRVVDRRLAGGRPVLGICVGMQVMFDRGVERDVDVAGLGEWPGTVDRIESDVLPHMGWNTVEVPEGSALFAGLEDERFYFVHSYAARTWGIDPLPPLPAPRVTWATHGERFVAAVENGPLTATQFHPEKSGAAGIRLLANWLGTLRAA, encoded by the coding sequence GTGACGCGGCCCTCCGTCGTCGTCCTCGACTACGGGAGCGGCAACGTCCACTCCGCGGTCAAGGCGCTCGAGCTGGCCGGCGCGGACGTCGAGCTGACGGGCGACCCGAAGCGGGCGCACGAGGCCGACGGGCTCCTCGTCCCCGGCGTCGGCGCGTTCTCGGCCGTCATGACCGCGTTGCGGGCGGCCGGCGGCGACCGCGTCGTCGACCGCCGCCTCGCCGGCGGCCGCCCGGTGCTCGGCATCTGCGTGGGCATGCAGGTCATGTTCGACCGCGGCGTCGAGCGCGACGTCGACGTCGCGGGCCTGGGGGAGTGGCCGGGCACGGTCGACCGCATCGAGTCGGACGTGCTGCCGCACATGGGCTGGAACACCGTCGAGGTGCCCGAGGGGTCCGCGCTGTTCGCGGGCCTCGAGGACGAGCGCTTCTACTTCGTGCACTCCTACGCCGCGCGCACGTGGGGCATCGACCCGCTCCCGCCGCTGCCGGCGCCCCGCGTGACGTGGGCGACGCACGGCGAGCGCTTCGTCGCCGCGGTCGAGAACGGCCCCCTCACCGCCACGCAGTTCCACCCCGAGAAGTCGGGGGCGGCCGGGATCCGGCTGCTCGCGAACTGGCTCGGCACCCTCCGCGCCGCCTGA
- a CDS encoding TrmH family RNA methyltransferase: MLDNPRSPRVRGVAKLAKRDARADTGLFLLEGPQAVSEALAFRPDLVLELFATPTALDRYPDLARAVRESDVEVEFVTEDVIASMADTVTPQGVVGVCRQFPTSLKQILGDEPRLIAILEEVRDPGNAGTIIRAADAAGADAVILTGRSVDLYNPKVVRATTGSLFHLPVAIMPELDAVLERVKAAGLQVLAADVKGDDLLAERTSGGLAAPTAWLFGNEARGLQDEHLALADRAVVVPIYGQAESMNLATAASVCLYESAFAQRA; encoded by the coding sequence ATGCTCGACAACCCCCGCTCCCCGCGTGTCCGTGGCGTCGCCAAGCTCGCGAAGCGGGACGCGCGCGCCGACACGGGCCTCTTCCTCCTCGAGGGACCGCAGGCCGTCTCCGAGGCGCTCGCCTTCCGGCCCGACCTCGTGCTGGAGCTGTTCGCGACGCCGACGGCCCTCGACCGCTACCCCGACCTGGCGCGCGCCGTCCGCGAGTCGGACGTCGAGGTGGAGTTCGTCACCGAGGACGTGATCGCGTCCATGGCCGACACCGTCACCCCGCAGGGCGTCGTCGGCGTGTGCCGGCAGTTCCCGACCTCGCTCAAGCAGATCCTCGGCGACGAGCCCCGCCTCATCGCGATCCTCGAGGAGGTGCGCGACCCCGGCAACGCGGGCACCATCATCCGAGCGGCCGACGCCGCGGGCGCCGACGCGGTGATCCTCACGGGCCGCTCCGTCGACCTGTACAACCCCAAGGTCGTGCGCGCGACGACGGGCTCGCTCTTCCACCTGCCGGTCGCGATCATGCCCGAGCTCGATGCCGTGCTCGAGCGCGTGAAGGCGGCCGGGCTGCAGGTGCTCGCCGCGGACGTGAAGGGCGACGACCTCCTCGCGGAGCGCACGTCGGGCGGCCTCGCCGCGCCCACCGCGTGGCTGTTCGGCAACGAGGCCCGCGGCCTCCAGGACGAGCACCTCGCCCTCGCCGACCGTGCCGTCGTCGTGCCGATCTACGGCCAGGCCGAGTCGATGAACCTCGCGACGGCCGCGTCCGTCTGCCTCTACGAGTCGGCGTTCGCGCAGCGCGCCTGA
- a CDS encoding LysM peptidoglycan-binding domain-containing protein, producing the protein MNTAATTPGTTASAVAPVAEAAVAPRTRLRITRRGRVVLTALVATPLALGAGLVALNGGAAVASKDASGTAFEYVTVSSGESLWDLAEEIAPSADPRDVIASVVDLNRLPSSDVAAGQQLAVPAQYAH; encoded by the coding sequence ATGAACACCGCAGCCACCACCCCCGGAACCACCGCCTCCGCCGTCGCACCCGTCGCGGAGGCCGCCGTCGCGCCCCGCACGCGCCTGCGCATCACGCGCCGGGGCCGCGTCGTCCTCACCGCGCTCGTCGCGACCCCGCTCGCGCTCGGCGCCGGGCTCGTCGCCCTCAACGGCGGCGCGGCCGTCGCGTCGAAGGACGCGTCGGGCACCGCGTTCGAGTACGTCACCGTGTCGAGCGGCGAGTCCCTCTGGGACCTCGCCGAGGAGATCGCGCCGTCGGCCGACCCGCGCGACGTCATCGCGTCGGTCGTCGACCTCAACCGCCTCCCCTCGTCGGATGTCGCGGCCGGCCAGCAGCTCGCCGTCCCCGCCCAGTACGCCCACTGA